The Verrucomicrobiota bacterium genome has a window encoding:
- a CDS encoding GNAT family N-acetyltransferase, which yields MKTQSTLRFKMATEEREFELIHRLNYKTFVEEIPQHHPDPARRLVDKFHAENTYVICLSGEHLVGMLAVRGNRPFSLDQKLANLDSYLPPGRKLCEVRLLAVEKEFRTGQVFQGLLALVVQYCIQHGSDTAIISGTTRQQKLYRHLGFVPFGPLVGTGDALFQPMYLTKESFEAQMEEFLRSTQPAEQTATAPAASDSLG from the coding sequence ATGAAGACGCAGTCAACCCTCCGATTCAAGATGGCCACGGAAGAACGCGAGTTTGAATTGATCCATCGGCTCAATTACAAAACGTTCGTCGAGGAGATCCCGCAGCATCATCCCGATCCGGCCCGGCGGCTCGTGGATAAATTCCATGCGGAAAACACTTATGTCATCTGTCTTTCGGGCGAACATCTGGTCGGGATGCTGGCCGTGCGCGGCAACCGTCCCTTCTCACTGGACCAAAAACTGGCCAATCTCGATTCCTATCTGCCGCCCGGAAGAAAATTGTGCGAGGTCCGTCTGCTGGCGGTGGAAAAGGAATTTCGCACTGGCCAGGTCTTTCAAGGTTTGCTGGCGCTGGTGGTCCAGTATTGCATTCAGCACGGTTCTGACACGGCGATTATTTCTGGCACCACGCGCCAGCAAAAGCTTTATCGCCATCTGGGTTTCGTGCCATTTGGCCCGCTGGTCGGCACCGGCGACGCGTTGTTTCAGCCGATGTATCTGACGAAGGAAAGTTTCGAGGCCCAAATGGAGGAGTTTTTGCGCTCCACGCAGCCGGCTGAACAAACAGCGA